The stretch of DNA GCCCAGATTCCATAATTCTCCTGGTTACTTTTTCTACACGCGCTGAGcattcattaatgttaattaattggagttctcaaaaaaattaattaattaccaTAAATATTAAATACGATTCAAACAATAAATCAAGAATATTAGTTGCCATATATGATTCAAATACATTCAATATTCTTTATCACAAAAATATTCCTTAATGTCATCTCATAAATATAAAATAGCTAGGCACAACAAATTCATCTGATTCCTCTATTTGAAAATTCCAAAAAGTGGAAAATAAACATTTATTtcgaaatatatttataaattttcttGGTCGATGAGCAACACCACCATGCATGCATGATTCACCAAatctattaaaataattaatgtaTATTATTGGGACCTCAACTTTAACTATAACTAACACCTCGATCGACACACACACATTAGATAACTTTACTgtactttaatacaaattatTACCAAAttaagaagaaataaaattaattaaaaattatttttttgaagcCTAAAATCTATTATAATTAAGAGctagtatttttcaaaaattagagTTAAAGATTAAAAAATAACGAGGATATACATCTACACATCCGCTATGTGCTTCTCGGTTAATTAATAATCAATCGTTCTTTCCATGAACTTGTCTATTTTTTTAGTTTTGGTCTattaacttttaaaattttaattttgagtACATCTACtttaatttttgaatatttCGGTCCAAATTCTTATATGACTCTGAAAATAATGACTTATCAAGATGTTACGTCAACGATTAGGTCAAAATAGCTGAAAATTAAAAGTGAGCatacaaaaatcaaattttgaaaatttaataaactaaaacaaacaaaaaaatggACCAAAAATATCTTTTTCTCTAATTGGAACACAAAATTCCAGTTGAGCAATCTTGGTTCATACTAACTCGTGACAGTCCTATCTAAACATATGTCCCGTAATAATAAGGGATCGATCTacttataattaatattttatgtaTAATACAACTCCATGATTATTGTGTTTCATGAAGATTAATATATAGATATGGTCATTTTCTGAACCACGAGAATCTCCTTgataatatattatttcttCCAGCATATATACAGATTCATGCGATTCAAATACACTGATATTAGCATGGCTAGATGTATAAACCAATGTTATATTGAATAATCTTGCCCGTGTAGTCCAACAAAAAATCATATGATAATTGGGATCGGGGTTCACGTTCGCAGGGGAAATTACAACTTTatttatgtatattattagtgattttgatattataaatttttatttaggcAAATGTCAGTTTTATTCCTATATATTTCAATTCTAGTCATTTTTCATCGGGTCTACACACATAAGCACCACGTTAAAGCTATATCAATGTCACATCGAAAACGAGACTAAAATTGCAAGACAAATAGAGATAgcatttaattttaataaaggATACTATTCTAtagatattaaattttttatacaaAACTATGTTATGTTGGAATAATTAATTTACTTGATCTGATTTTGTATTTCACTTTTATTTTGTTATGTTCTTCACCGTTAGCGTGTCATGATAATGAATAAAAACAGTGGTCTTTCCATTTGTTTACTTTCATGCTTTCTCTCACCACTgcttcagaaaaaaaaaaaaaacagcccAACGCTTTGATTTAGTTTCCACCGCTTCATGAGATCTGGACTTGAAATCCTACAACTAGGGTGAGTTCAATTCACTAAATGGTTCCCAAATCGCTCTAAATTTCTCATTTTCTTCATCTACACTGGTCTGCTTTGTTTGGGAGATCAAATTTGTGAATAAACTTGTAGCTTGGGTGAAAAGGCTTTGCTGTAGATTGAGGAAATTAAGGAATTATGTTAATTTAACAGCGCCTGTTACTGCCTCTACCGTGGAGGAAAACTGAAGATTCCTACGTTCACTTGTTTTGAGAAAGGTCAGTCACCAATTGTGTTTAGTTGGTATCAATTTTAAAAGCTAGGGAAgtattattttcataaaaaaggCGGCTTTCTTCGATTTATTCTCCTTTTCCAGTTCCTTTTTCTGATGTAGGTTTAATTTTGTCAATTTTTTCTCATAATATGCCATAAATTGCAGTTGACGCAGAATAAATTACGCATAAAAATTTATCAGGAAAAAATAGAAGTCTTGCCTGGGTGAGTGCCACACCGGAGGGGTTCGGTCGACCCCAGCAAAGCTGGATTTGACAGGGCAGCAGTAGATCTGTGACAATTGGCAAGAAAATCACTTAGTTCAGACGAATAGGCTGATGACAGAAAGATCGAGTCGGGATAACCACGTTAACCGACCAAATTGTTCCGAACCGGGAAGGTCATTGGGTGATTATTTGCAAGAAATACAATGTCATTTAGTACCTGCATGCTCTGAATCTGGTGGGATGAATTTCAAGGTCGGAGGTGGTTTCGAGGCTTGGCAAGTGGATGAAGCCGCTTCCCGTGTTCATCTGAACAATTCATGCAGTTTCACCACTTGGCAAGCAAGTGAAGCCACCATTTCCCGTCCTTGTGTGGATGACGTCTGTGGCTTCAACTTTTGCCAACCGCACAAGGCAGTGAATTCCCATTTTTATGAAGAGGATTTATGCAAATACAGTGGAATTTCGTTAAAGACGCCGGCAAATGGACCATGGGATGTAGAGGTCGGAATCTGATGCCCCTTGTTTTCTCCTATGTCCTTGACTATTaagcaaaaaaaataaagtagATGAATTGGAATGAGAAACTGATAATATATAGGAAACTAAGAATATGAAAAAGGTCTGCCAAGGATGCATGCGTGAGGTTTTTTTGTATTTTCCTTGAACtaatattttaatatgttcTTATTACCAGCAGATGGAACTTCCAGCCCTTCTCGGATCCTTTTCGACCTAAATTCATCAGCAATAATGATTAAAGATACACCATTTATCAACAGCAAGTCAGGCCAGTTTGAACCTATAACACCGGAGAAGACCAATAAATCAGAGTACATGCAGAAATATGTTGTGTTGGATTCAAACATAGATGAAGTACCAGTGGATAAGGATTCACGAGAGAACAAAATTTCTAATGATGAAGTAAGGCAACTTCGCGAGAAAGTAAAGAACTCTAAGTTGGATGTTGACCGGTTCTGTGCCACCACTTCCACCCAATTGCAAGAGAGTCACAAGCCTGACAAGGGAGGCAAAAAGGAAGCTAACTTGACCAAAACACCACAGCAAAGGCCAAGGAGGAGAAAGCACCGGCCCAAAGTCGTAATAGAAGCCCAACCTATACGTACTCCTAAACCAAATAAAGAAAGACCTATTGTTCCCAAAAGAGTCGAGAAGTGTAATCAAAGAAAAAGAGCAAGCATTACTCATGACATTCCATCAGAAGGGGAAAGCAGTGGCACAGATTCAAGTGACGAGGTTCCTAATTCTAAGAATACCCCAGGCAGAAGGAGGGAGTATGGGAGAACAAAAGGAATTGACAAACCTGAACCTAAAATGAAGAGTAGTACGCCAAAAATAAGAAGCCTAAAATCCATCGATCAAACCAGAAGTTCATGCAGAAGATCTCTGGATTTTAACTTGGAAAACCTAGTAAGAGAAGAAAGCTCCCCATGTTGTTCATCTGCAAACAGTGATATGGAATTGCAAGAAGAGATGGAATTAGCGATGAAGAAAAATCACATGGATGCTTATGAACTTACAAGTTCTTCTGATCATTTACTGGAAGAATATCTTTCAAGACCCAATAGAAAAATCCCAAACCTATCACCTCATAAGAAGATGGATTCTTTGGATGACCACAACCTTACAAACCGGAATATATGTACCAGAGGGAAGTGCCAAATATTATTCTCAGATACAACACCTGACGAAGAGAAGATTACTGCAGAGGTAACTCTGAAACCCAGTGACTGCTGGACACCTAAGAGTCCAAGTGATTCCAACTGTAGAAGCACATGCATGAAACGGGAAAGACAAGCTGGAGGCTTAAAAAGGCAATACACGAGTATGGCTCCTGAAACAGAACTCTGCAACAGTGCATTTTACAATTCCTCGCGGTCACACTTTTCTATGTTATCACAAAATGCAGATAACAATGACGGCACTACCACAATGCATTTCCCAGCAATTTACAAGAAAAAGAGAACCGACAAGAGTCAAAATAGGCCAACGCCTGGCTTGCACTGTACAATGACCACCTCACACACTCATGTGAAACTGGGAAATCAACCTTTTGACGATTCTTGCAGAACGCTATACACATCAAAATCTTATCAGGGATCTTTCGTTTCTCAAAGTAGAGCCGTTTATCCAAAAAAACATTACCTTGCAAATGATAAAACTCAGAATAAAGAGCAGATATCTAAATGCAGGTTAGCTTTGGGACCTACAGAGTGGATTAAGAAAAAGAGATCTAAAGGCCCTGCTCGAGTACAGAAGTTAGCTTCCTTGATAGAAGTTTGCAAAGAACTGCCAGCTTCTTCATGTAATGCTGCACCAATATCAAGAATAGATCGTAAAATAGGAAACTTGCTGGAGAAACAGTCATGCATGGAAACCCTGACAGCTGACATCTGCCCAACGATGACAAAAAAGAAGAGGTCGAAGCGAAGCATGCATAGCAattcaacaataaaaaatatttctaaTCAACAAAAATTCACCTGCAACCCCAACGGTAAAACCTACTTTAAATACTTTCTACAAGACAACTTTGGAATGTGGATATATTTTGACCTGTTTGCATCATTGGACCCAGGACCACTCTTTACTATAACGTGGAAACGCAAGTCTCTGATTGATTTGGTCATTGAGAAACTTAAACAGACAGCTCAAAAAGAGAAGGCACTTATCATTCACAATGTTCAACATGAAGAGAACTATGCCCTTGTTCCATATCAAAGTGGTGGAGCAGTTGTCCCATTTGATAGTTTACTTGATCAAGTTAAAAGAAAACAACATCGGCCTAAAGTGGCCCTTGATGATGAGACAACGAGAGTGTGGAAACTATTGTTAGATAATATAAACAGTGAAGGCATTGATGGAACGGATGAAGAAAATACAAAATGGTGGGAAGAAGAAAGAAGAGTATTTAATGGAAGAGCAGACTCATTTATAGCCCGGAAGCATCTTATACAAGGTATATGAACATTTATCAAGTTTTCCTTATAGATGTGATAAAATTGAGCCCACAGATAAATCTGAATGATATCTCACATAGAATTTAGTAGAAATGATGCCATACTGATAATCTGAATTAGCCAGTCCGAAAAAGTAACCCAGTATTCTATTTTTTTAGCTACTTGTTTTGGCATGTCTGCACGCATATACATAGACTAATAAATAAACACGTATAACTTCTGGCATTAAATCACGTGCCTAATCATGAGAGGGCTTGCTGGGCCAAAATGTACACTAGACAAACGTATGAATGGCTCTATACGTGAAGGAAAATGCATTTCCAAAGTAGTCTGTATAAAATTAAGATAAACGGTTATACCTAAAACATTGCTCAGTGCTATCTATTTTTGTTACCAAAATCCTTCTCTTACCGCGCTCCAGTTAAAACTAAGTCAGGCAAGATATTTTAACACGCAAAAAACCTTTCCCTCAACCAGTACAACAAGAAAATCATAGAAGCTGTTACCTAAAAAATGGCTGACTATCAATGTGAAACTTACAAATAGTGAGTCAGCACAAGCTGAACCTGCATCTGAATGTAACAAGAACTAGATGAAACAAAAAGCATGCATATGAGTAAACGATGTCTTAAAAATAGTGCTGCTTCCTTTCTATTACAAATATTCTGACCTTAATGAAAGAGATGCATATAAACTTATATCCGTACATTTTGTAAATCTGCTTCCTGTAGCCTGAGAACTCTAATCTTCTGCTGCATTTAGAAAGTATCTAACATAATGTCAGCGGGTCAATTCTTTCACaattttaaaacaatataaaattgTGCAAAGTTTCATAACAGGAGACAGACGCTTTTCTCCATGGAAGGGGTCTGTTGTTGACTCTGTAATTGGTGTTTTTCTCACTCAAAATGTTTCAGATCATCTATCCAGGTAAAtcgatttttttatttgaaattcaGTCAAATGTTTCCATACATCTAAGCTCCTCAATTTTCAAGTGAtaatattaatgtaattgagtTTTTCAGTTCTGCCTTCATGTCTCTTGCTGCACATTTCCCCTTCAAGTCAAAGACCAACCTTTCAGAATTATACGACGAGAAAATGACTATAAAGGTTGAAGAACCTAAGGCATGTGTACTGGATCCTGGGGAAACATTTATATCAAACACACCATTGTTAAATAAGCCAATTAGTGGAGAGGATCCTGAGATACTtcaggattttgattgtgatgATATCAAGACAGTGAACACTGTTGATCCCCCTGAGAAGAATTTTGTCAACATTATCCCACATGAAGACTCCAGAGGCCTATTTTCAGAAATCTCCACAAATAATTCAGTTGTGTCAGATGAATCTATCACAATCAAGTCAATGAGCTTGAGAGGGGTCCAAAGAGAATCGGATGATGCACTTTCTTCTCAGACTTCAGTCATTTCTTCTCAGAACTCCATTGATTCTCCCATTGTACCAACCAGCCAAATAACTGAATCTTACTTATTGAGCACCTCGGAAGAAGAGCCCACTGCTGAAGTTAAACTAAATAAGTTCTCCAGCGCTACTTCTTTTGTCAAGCTGTTACAGATGGCCGGAACAATGCTCCAGGGTATGTCGGAAAAAGGCAGTCATGGGAAAACGTTGGATGCAAGTGGAGAAGTACAGTCAGAAAGGTTGACCCTAAACTTGCAAAATGAGAATCATTTTACATCCCCTGCAAAACCTATTATGTCATATAACTATACTTCACGTGTGAAGGGAGACCAAGAACCAGTAACAATCAGTCCACAAAATTTGATGGATGTTGCAGGTGGTAGTAGCAAAATCGATCAATCCAAAATGACTGACCATACGGAAGTTAACTCAAATTCATACGACCCTCATTCAGAACTTCAGatcttttaatttaatatgATTACATATTTATTCCTCAGGCATCCAGAGATCCCTTGCCACCAAATGATGATCGTTTGTAATGACTGTGTAGGGATTCCTCAATCGCATTGTCAAGGATCATGGAAGCACTGATCTGGAATGGCTGAGGGACATTCCACCAGACAAAGCAAAGTAAGCCACGAGAGCTCCCAACTAGCATTTACAAGTATCAAGTCTTAGGTATAACGCATTTTTTCACTTTCTACAGAGAGTATCTGCTGAGCATTCAGGGATTAGGTTTGAAGAGTGTAGAGTGTGTGAGGCTTCTGACACTTCATCAACTTGCCTTTCCTGTAAGATTAAACTTGCTTATAGTTCTTTTCCTTGATATGGATTTACTGACACGGTGCCTCTTCTGCCCTCACAAAGGTTGACACCAATGTCGGGCGTATATCAGTACGACTAGGGTGGGTTCCTCTTCAGCCATTGCCTGAGTCACTTCAGCTGCACCTACTAGAACTGTAAGCACGTCTGTTTTACCTTCCGATAGCGATGACTAGCTTTACGGAATTGATATGTTGTTTCCTTGTGTAGGTACCCGGTGCTGGAGTCCATACAAAAATATTTGTGGCCTAGGCTATGCAAACTTGATCAAAGAACACTGTAAATAAAATTTCTGTACATGAATGCaccaaaaaaaatttgtacTCACCAAATATTCCAGGTCATCATCATTTCTATGATCTAATTTAGCTTTTTCATTACAGATATGAGCTGCATTACCAAATGATTACTTTTGGAAAGGTATGGCATTATTGTTCAGATATGTCTTAGGTACTACATTTGACCAGAAAGCTGATGTGGCATGCAAATCTGAAGCTAGAAACATGTTTTGTCAGGTATTCTGCACAAAGAATAAGCCAAATTGCAATGCATGTCCAATGAGGGGAGAATGCAGACATTTTGCTAGTGCATTTGCAAGGTTATCCATCATTTAATACTTATTTCAGCCGAACCACTATATTTATTTGACTGTGATAATTGATCTTCTTGAAGTTATGTATTTGGGACAAGGATCACATGCATAgcatcaaaataaatttaaatctctttttaataattaaaaacggGTGACAAAATAAATGTAGATAAGCAATTGAAACTGCGTTGAACTTTCATCAAACATAAATGTTAGACCCCTTCAAAAGTGAAAGTGCAACCTAAGATGATCCGGTGTTACAAGCTTAAGTCGATTGTTCAGCTCTAGACAAATCACGAGAATTCAAACGGTCACAACTTAGATTCACAAGGCTTTAATGATTCATTTTActctttttaataatatactAATATAAAGTAAGATTCATATTTATTAGTAAAACAGACGCTTATAAGCacgttttatatttttatgatatgataACATAGAATAAAGAGTAACAATTATCAGAAAAACAAACTCATAACCATGTTATATAGCATTCAACATAAAATGTAAAATCAATGTACATTTATTTTGTCAAGGCAATGCATTCTTaaacaaagaaaacaaaaagatcaaatatgattttgtaaCAACCAACTAGAACTCTTGTCAAGGAACTTTACGAGCTCGGCCCCAACTCAACTTGTTTGCATCTGTACTTGTAAGTAGGTAATATAATTATGATGTTTTTGACATATAACGCCAATTGGTGGAATCTGATGAATGATGCAGTGCGAGACTTGGTTTACCAGCACCAGAAGAGAAAAACATTGTGAGTGCAGCAAAAAACAAAGGAGCAGATCAAAAGTCAACTGGAGGAATGGATACCTTGCAATTGCCTTCACTTCAAGTTAATCAGAACTATGCTGAATTGAAAGTTAGCAACACTCAACCCATTATTGAAGAACCAACTACACTAGAGCCTATTATTGAAGTGCCAGTAACTCCAGAACCAGAGCATGTGCAAGTTCCAGAATTTGACATCGAGAACCCTTTCCACGAAGATCTTGGTGAAATCCCTACTATCCAACTCAATATGGAAGAGTTCAATCATAATTTGCAGAAAATAATGCAGCAAAATGCAGAACTTCAGGAGAAATATATGTCAAAAGCCTTGGTAGCTTTAAATTTGCAAGATGCTTCCATCCCCTTTCCCAAACTTAAAAATGTGAGCCAACTAAGAACAGAACATCCAGTGTAAGTAAGACTCTCATTATTATAAATTGATTAACGTGCTTGCACCACATTAGACCACCATAAAAATTCACGAATCAGTCATGTGGGATTTTTGAAACAATTCTTGTATGCTATGAGTTGACTGACCCCTTGAGTCTTTTTACAGCTACGAGCTTCCAGATTCACACCCTCTCCTTGAAGGGGTTAGTGATATTCTATGAGTTTGTTTCAACACAAAAGACGTGTAATCAGTACACCTTCCTTCCTTGACTAATTATAATTTCTGAATATACAGATGGACAAACGAGAACAAGATGATCCTTCCCCTTACTTACTTGCAATATGGACACCAGGTATGAAAAACAATAAACCGATTAAAAACTTCCAGCCTGCAATGTAAGAAATGTGATCACATATCTTGTCTAATGAGCAATTTCCGATAAAAGGTAAATTGATTTTGAAGTCATCGAGAGTTGCATTATAATCTGAATAGGTCTACCAATATTTCATATCAGGCGAAAC from Primulina eburnea isolate SZY01 chromosome 6, ASM2296580v1, whole genome shotgun sequence encodes:
- the LOC140835508 gene encoding LOW QUALITY PROTEIN: DNA glycosylase/AP lyase ROS1-like (The sequence of the model RefSeq protein was modified relative to this genomic sequence to represent the inferred CDS: deleted 1 base in 1 codon); translated protein: MQIQWNFVKDAGKWTMGCRADGTSSPSRILFDLNSSAIMIKDTPFINSKSGQFEPITPEKTNKSEYMQKYVVLDSNIDEVPVDKDSRENKISNDEVRQLREKVKNSKLDVDRFCATTSTQLQESHKPDKGGKKEANLTKTPQQRPRRRKHRPKVVIEAQPIRTPKPNKERPIVPKRVEKCNQRKRASITHDIPSEGESSGTDSSDEVPNSKNTPGRRREYGRTKGIDKPEPKMKSSTPKIRSLKSIDQTRSSCRRSLDFNLENLVREESSPCCSSANSDMELQEEMELAMKKNHMDAYELTSSSDHLLEEYLSRPNRKIPNLSPHKKMDSLDDHNLTNRNICTRGKCQILFSDTTPDEEKITAEVTLKPSDCWTPKSPSDSNCRSTCMKRERQAGGLKRQYTSMAPETELCNSAFYNSSRSHFSMLSQNADNNDGTTTMHFPAIYKKKRTDKSQNRPTPGLHCTMTTSHTHVKLGNQPFDDSCRTLYTSKSYQGSFVSQSRAVYPKKHYLANDKTQNKEQISKCRLALGPTEWIKKKRSKGPARVQKLASLIEVCKELPASSCNAAPISRIDRKIGNLLEKQSCMETLTADICPTMTKKKRSKRSMHSNSTIKNISNQQKFTCNPNGPLFTITWKRKSLIDLVIEKLKQTAQKEKALIIHNVQHEENYALVPYQSGGAVVPFDSLLDQVKRKQHRPKVALDDETTRVWKLLLDNINSEGIDGTDEENTKWWEEERRVFNGRADSFIARKHLIQGDRRFSPWKGSVVDSVIGVFLTQNVSDHLSSSAFMSLAAHFPFKSKTNLSELYDEKMTIKVEEPKACVLDPGETFISNTPLLNKPISGEDPEILQDFDCDDIKTVNTVDPPEKNFVNIIPHEDSRGLFSEISTNNSVVSDESITIKSMSLRGVQRESDDALSSQTSVISSQNSIDSPIVPTSQITESYLLSTSEEEPTAEVKLNKFSSATSFVKLLQMAGTMLQGMSEKGSHGKTLDASGEVQSERLTLNLQNENHFTSPAKPIMSYNYTSRVKGDQEPVTISPQNLMDVAGGSSKIDQSKMTDHTEVNSNSYDPHSELQIGFLNRIVKDHGSTDLEWLRDIPPDKAKEYLLSIQGLGLKSVECVRLLTLHQLAFPVDTNVGRISVRLGWVPLQPLPESLQLHLLELYPVLESIQKYLWPRLCKLDQRTLYELHYQMITFGKVFCTKNKPNCNACPMRGECRHFASAFASARLGLPAPEEKNIVSAAKNKGADQKSTGGMDTLQLPSLQVNQNYAELKVSNTQPIIEEPTTLEPIIEVPVTPEPEHVQVPEFDIENPFHEDLGEIPTIQLNMEEFNHNLQKIMQQNAELQEKYMSKALVALNLQDASIPFPKLKNVSQLRTEHPVYELPDSHPLLEGMDKREQDDPSPYLLAIWTPGETLDSIEPPKRRCSFRDSKKLCTEETCSSCNSIREADSQTVRGTLLVPCRTVMRGSFPLNGTYFQVNEVFSDHEK